In the Quercus lobata isolate SW786 chromosome 5, ValleyOak3.0 Primary Assembly, whole genome shotgun sequence genome, one interval contains:
- the LOC115988711 gene encoding receptor-like protein EIX2 produces MLPSLLELSLYSCELKHLPSSLTFLNFTSLHVLDLSYNPFNTSIPQWLFNLTSLTYLDLTSSNQGGKILDSFGRLGRLKYLYLGVNHFYGSIPASIGNLSSLKELDLSYNEMNGTIPESFGQLSTLVKLYLLENSWEGVITEAQLMNLTRLEEFVLTTNNKSQPLVFNVKDDWHPPFKLKILHLESCLIGPKFPKWLQVQSELTYVILKSVEINGTIPEQWFSMISSNLTHLDLSNNQIKGNLPHQLVFPNVTKLFLQSNLVSGPIPSNISDLMPSLQYLDLSENHLCGKIPLSISKIKHLNILVLRRNNLSGELPHHWDESQMFLRVVDISYNNICGKIPSSMGFLGNLSILVLSNNNLRGEIPSSLQNCSIVSMDFGGNRLSGNLPSWIESDIFMLRLRSNLFSGTIPPKWCNLHKLRILDLAQNNLFGGIPDCLNNFTAMVDHNIVGYKPIENYTEKASIMRKGREMEYDRTLPLVTCIDLSGNNLTGGIPFEITSLTRLDTLNLSMNHLSGNIPKNIGNLQLLETLDFSNNKLFGPIPESMSSLTFLVHLNLIF; encoded by the coding sequence ATGCTTCCTTCCCTTCTGGAGTTAAGTTTATATTCATGTGAGCTTAAACACCTTCCATCTTCCCTTACTTTCCTTAATTTCACCTCTCTTCATGTCCTTGATTTATCATACAACCCATTTAACACCTCCATACCTCAGTGGCTGTTTAATCTTACGAGCCTCACATATCTTGATTTGACTTCTAGCAATCAAGGAGGAAAAATCCTTGATTCATTTGGAAGACTTGGAAGGTTGAAATACCTCTATCTTGGTGTTAACCATTTTTATGGTTCAATTCCAGCTTCTATTGGCAATTTGTCATCCTTGAAGGAGTTGGACCTCTCATATAATGAGATGAATGGAACCATTCCAGAAAGTTTTGGGCAACTCTCAACGCTAGTCAAATTGTATCTCTTAGAAAATTCTTGGGAAGGTGTCATAACAGAAGCTCAATTGATGAATCTCACAAGACTAGAAGAGTTTGTACTAACAACTAATAATAAAAGTCAACCTCTAGTTTTCAATGTGAAAGACGACTGGCATCCACCTTTCAAGCTCAAAATTCTTCATCTAGAAAGCTGTCTCATTGGCCCCAAATTTCCTAAATGGCTTCAAGTTCAAAGTGAGCTTACCTATGTCATCCTAAAAAGCGTTGAAATCAATGGCACTATACCTGAGCAATGGTTCTCTATGATATCTTCTAACCTCACCCACTTGGATCTATCCAACAATCAGATAAAAGGGAACTTGCCACACCAATTAGTATTTCCAAATGTGACTAAGCTATTTCTGCAAAGCAATTTGGTTTCAGGCCCTATCCCATCAAATATTAGTGATCTAATGCCAAGCTTGCAATATTTAGATCTTTCAGAGAACCACCTCTGTGGTAAAATTCCTCTGTCCATATCGAAAATAAAACATCTTAATATTCTTGTCCTCAGGAGAAATAATCTTTCAGGAGAGCTCCCTCATCATTGGGACGAGTCACAAATGTTCTTGCGCGTTGTGGATATTTCATACAACAACATATGTGGAAAAATTCCAAGCTCAATGGGTTTCTTAGGAAACCTTTCTATATTAGTGTTGAGCAACAACAATCTTAGAGGAGAAATCCCTTCTTCCTTGCAAAACTGTTCTATTGTGAGCATGGATTTTGGGGGGAATCGTCTCTCGGGGAATCTTCCGTCATGGATAGAATCAGACATCTTCATGCTACGCCTACGATCAAATCTATTCAGTGGAACCATCCCTCCAAAATGGTGCAATCTTCATAAACTTCGCATCCTAGATCTTGCACAAAATAATCTGTTTGGGGGCATTCCAGATTGTTTGAACAATTTTACTGCAATGGTTGATCACAACATCGTTGGGTACAAGCCTATTGAGAACTATACAGAGAAAGCATCCATaatgagaaaaggaagagagatggaATATGATCGCACTCTCCCATTAGTTACCTGCATTGATCTTTCAGGGAATAATTTGACAGGAGGAATTCCTTTTGAAATAACAAGCCTCACAAGACTGGATACGCTAAATTTGTCAATGAATCATCTCTCTGGAAACATTCCCAAGAATATAGGAAACCTGCAGTTGCTAGAGACACTTGATTTCTCAAACAATAAACTTTTTGGACCTATTCCTGAAAGCATGTCTTCTTTGACTTTCTTAGTACACTTGAACCTAATCTTTTAA